From Candidatus Neomarinimicrobiota bacterium, a single genomic window includes:
- the hisB gene encoding bifunctional histidinol-phosphatase/imidazoleglycerol-phosphate dehydratase HisB yields the protein MKRVLFIDRDGTLLREPEDEQIDSWDKFEFLPGVIRNLGYIAENTDFELVMVTNQDGLGTNSFPEENFRPFQNKMLQILKGEGITFNDILIDRSFPEDKAPTRKPGTAMLTKYLKGDYNLTGSYVIGDRQSDADLAGNLGAKSILITENKNLKGDFLVSSWKEIPLILCFEERKVEIKRETRETKVFLNLNVDGRGDSDIHTGIGFFDHMLEQVGFHSKSDLKIIVQGDLQVDEHHTVEDTAIALGQAYKKALGDKKQINRYAFLLPMDESLAQVALDFSGRSYLQWDVSFTREKIGDMPTELFKHFFESFVRHAECTLHIQARGENEHHIAEAIFKAFGKTLRQAMARHPENADTASTKGVL from the coding sequence ATGAAAAGAGTCCTTTTTATCGACCGGGATGGAACCCTGCTCCGGGAACCGGAAGACGAACAGATTGATTCCTGGGATAAGTTTGAATTTCTTCCCGGTGTGATCCGTAATCTGGGGTATATTGCTGAAAACACCGATTTTGAATTGGTTATGGTTACAAATCAGGACGGGCTGGGGACAAATAGTTTTCCGGAGGAGAACTTCCGGCCGTTTCAGAATAAAATGCTTCAGATATTGAAAGGGGAAGGGATCACTTTCAATGATATTTTGATTGACCGGAGTTTTCCGGAAGATAAAGCTCCAACCCGTAAGCCGGGTACGGCCATGCTTACAAAATATCTTAAAGGGGATTATAATCTCACAGGTTCATACGTAATCGGTGACCGTCAAAGCGATGCGGATCTGGCAGGGAATCTGGGCGCAAAAAGTATCCTGATTACGGAAAATAAGAATCTGAAAGGAGATTTTCTTGTATCCTCCTGGAAAGAGATTCCTCTCATTCTCTGTTTTGAAGAACGAAAAGTGGAAATAAAGCGTGAAACACGGGAAACAAAGGTCTTTTTAAATCTCAATGTAGATGGCAGGGGGGATTCGGATATCCATACAGGTATCGGCTTTTTTGATCACATGTTGGAACAGGTGGGTTTCCACAGCAAAAGTGATTTAAAAATCATTGTGCAGGGAGATCTTCAGGTGGATGAACATCACACCGTGGAAGATACGGCCATCGCTCTGGGACAGGCTTATAAAAAGGCGCTGGGTGATAAGAAGCAGATAAACCGGTATGCTTTTCTTTTACCCATGGACGAATCTTTGGCTCAAGTGGCTCTTGATTTTTCCGGCCGTTCTTATCTTCAATGGGATGTAAGCTTCACCCGGGAAAAGATTGGAGATATGCCCACTGAGTTGTTCAAACACTTTTTCGAGAGTTTTGTCCGACATGCAGAATGTACACTCCATATTCAGGCAAGAGGAGAAAACGAACACCACATAGCCGAAGCCATTTTCAAAGCTTTTGGAAAAACACTGCGGCAGGCGATGGCACGTCACCCCGAAAACGCCGACACGGCCAGCACGAAAGGAGTCCTGTGA
- a CDS encoding ABC transporter ATP-binding protein, with amino-acid sequence MIELREIRKSFGAVHALKSVNLSVSKGELHGLIGPDGSGKTTLFRILTTLYLPDSGIATIGGMDVVKSYKKIRRILGYMPGKFSLYQDLTVEENLKFFAAVFNVRVKDNYELIRPIYSQIEPFKKRRAGALSGGMKQKLALSCALIHKPEVLLLDEPTTGVDAISRREFWDMLDHLISLGLTILVSTPYMDEAARCHKISLIHEGDIFKTGSPQMIVQDFDRILYSLRTSQRLQMLRYLRSRNEVYLAYPSGQSIHFSFHKSQNNIERIIVSSGIPYAHLHQISPEIEDFFMERLGKS; translated from the coding sequence ATGATAGAACTCCGGGAAATAAGAAAATCGTTTGGGGCGGTTCATGCCTTGAAATCTGTAAATCTATCAGTATCCAAAGGTGAACTTCATGGCCTTATTGGTCCGGATGGTTCAGGGAAAACCACACTTTTCCGCATACTGACCACATTATATCTTCCGGACAGTGGTATTGCAACCATTGGAGGAATGGATGTTGTAAAATCCTATAAGAAAATTCGGCGGATTCTCGGATATATGCCTGGAAAATTTTCATTATATCAGGATTTAACAGTCGAAGAAAACCTCAAATTCTTTGCTGCTGTATTTAATGTCCGTGTAAAAGATAATTATGAGCTTATTCGTCCCATTTATTCACAAATTGAACCTTTTAAAAAACGCCGTGCAGGTGCTTTATCGGGAGGAATGAAACAAAAACTGGCCCTGTCCTGTGCGCTTATTCACAAGCCGGAGGTTTTACTGCTGGATGAACCAACAACGGGTGTTGATGCAATCTCACGTCGGGAATTCTGGGATATGCTGGATCATTTGATTTCTTTAGGATTGACCATTCTTGTCTCGACACCCTACATGGATGAAGCTGCCCGATGTCACAAAATCTCACTCATTCATGAAGGTGACATTTTCAAAACGGGATCTCCTCAAATGATTGTTCAGGATTTCGATCGGATTCTCTACTCATTAAGAACTTCACAGCGGTTGCAAATGCTCAGGTACTTACGAAGCAGGAATGAAGTATATCTTGCATATCCCAGCGGTCAATCCATTCATTTCAGTTTTCATAAATCGCAGAATAATATTGAGAGAATCATTGTATCATCCGGTATTCCGTATGCACATTTACACCAAATTTCCCCTGAAATAGAAGATTTTTTTATGGAAAGGCTTGGGAAGTCGTGA
- the hisF gene encoding imidazole glycerol phosphate synthase subunit HisF — MLKKRIIPCLDIKNGRTVKGVNFINLQDAGDPVELAQAYSDQGADELVFLDITATVEKRKTLAELVRNIARAINIPFTVGGGISSVEDVNILLDSGADKISINTSAVNNPDLIDRLASRFGSQCVVLALDTKKINGTDIVFIHGGRTPTKKKTFEWMQEGTERGAGEILLTSMDHDGTKHGFALELTQKASERVKVPVIASGGAGTMEHFARVFKTGKADAALAASVFHYGEIKIPELKTYLYNQNIEVRL; from the coding sequence ATGCTGAAAAAACGCATTATCCCCTGTTTGGATATTAAAAACGGGCGGACGGTAAAAGGAGTAAATTTTATCAATCTTCAGGATGCCGGTGATCCTGTGGAACTGGCACAGGCCTATTCGGATCAGGGTGCCGATGAACTGGTTTTTCTGGATATTACCGCTACGGTGGAAAAACGAAAAACACTGGCTGAACTGGTTCGAAATATTGCACGGGCTATCAATATCCCATTTACAGTCGGTGGCGGGATATCCTCAGTGGAGGATGTGAATATTCTTCTGGATTCCGGCGCGGATAAAATCTCCATAAATACTTCCGCCGTCAATAATCCGGATTTAATTGATCGACTGGCAAGTCGTTTTGGAAGCCAGTGTGTGGTTTTAGCTTTGGATACAAAAAAGATAAATGGAACGGACATTGTCTTCATCCATGGTGGCAGGACTCCTACAAAGAAGAAGACATTTGAATGGATGCAAGAAGGAACAGAGCGGGGGGCAGGTGAAATTTTGCTTACATCCATGGATCATGACGGGACAAAACACGGATTTGCCCTGGAACTCACACAAAAAGCCTCCGAAAGGGTTAAGGTTCCGGTCATTGCCAGTGGCGGCGCCGGAACCATGGAACACTTTGCCCGTGTATTCAAAACGGGGAAAGCCGATGCAGCCCTTGCAGCTTCTGTATTTCATTATGGAGAAATAAAAATACCGGAATTGAAAACATATCTTTACAATCAAAATATCGAGGTCAGATTATGA
- the hisC gene encoding histidinol-phosphate transaminase, whose protein sequence is MDKIIRQNIRTLKPYSSARDEFKGKAELFLDANESPWDDGSQLNRYPDPMQRDLRKKIAEYFKVDEETLFIGNGSDEAIDLLIRITCEPGVDRIVQFPPTYGMYEVQARIQNAGIKNILLNEDFTLPVDEYTRHVDTRDKLTFVCTPNNPTGNCFDIRDIEALIMVTSGLVVVDEAYIDFSGADSMIGKIGQYERLVVLRTFSKAWSAAGIRLGVAIGNPEIISYLNAVKYPYNINRLTEEKALSLLEKKETYVKRRGLIQKEREKMYRALAGFPGIKTVYPSDANFLLIRLKNNADNLVKSLAERGIIIRNRSSLPRCENCVRITIGRPKDNNRLLENMEDILS, encoded by the coding sequence ATGGATAAAATCATCCGGCAAAATATCCGCACATTGAAACCTTATTCCTCGGCCCGGGATGAATTCAAAGGAAAAGCCGAACTTTTTCTGGATGCCAACGAATCCCCCTGGGATGACGGGTCACAACTCAACCGCTATCCGGATCCCATGCAGCGAGATCTGAGAAAAAAAATTGCCGAATATTTCAAGGTGGATGAAGAAACCCTTTTCATCGGGAATGGCAGTGACGAAGCCATCGATCTGCTGATTCGTATCACGTGTGAACCGGGTGTTGACCGGATTGTCCAGTTTCCGCCTACATACGGCATGTATGAGGTCCAGGCCCGGATTCAGAATGCAGGCATTAAAAATATCCTTCTGAATGAGGATTTTACTTTACCGGTGGATGAATATACCAGGCATGTGGATACCAGGGATAAACTCACCTTTGTCTGTACACCCAATAATCCCACGGGAAACTGTTTTGATATCCGGGATATTGAAGCTCTTATAATGGTCACATCAGGACTTGTCGTCGTGGATGAGGCCTATATTGATTTTTCCGGGGCAGACAGCATGATTGGGAAAATCGGGCAATATGAGCGGTTGGTTGTATTGCGGACATTTTCAAAAGCCTGGTCTGCGGCAGGCATCCGGCTGGGTGTGGCAATTGGAAATCCGGAAATCATATCTTATTTGAATGCCGTCAAATATCCCTATAATATTAACCGGCTTACAGAAGAAAAAGCTCTTTCTCTGTTAGAAAAAAAAGAGACCTATGTAAAAAGACGGGGACTCATCCAAAAAGAGCGGGAAAAGATGTATCGGGCATTGGCCGGTTTCCCGGGTATTAAGACGGTATACCCGTCCGATGCCAATTTTCTTTTGATCAGGTTGAAAAACAATGCTGACAACCTGGTGAAGTCTCTGGCAGAACGGGGTATCATCATCCGAAACCGAAGCAGTCTGCCCCGGTGCGAAAATTGCGTGCGAATCACCATCGGACGGCCAAAGGACAATAATCGTTTGCTGGAAAACATGGAGGATATTTTATCATGA
- a CDS encoding DUF2884 family protein gives MRKIAPILFMLLLPLALGAMHIHDFDDMNLIDSNKDLRFSFHSEYVKIYPENRSSENVKIYNDGKLFINGQEVKLNPYEQKLAVEYFTLCNSMKKEIKILVDKAADIAEEAGKIGVTAVAGVLRMLSPFYDAEDFEEDIEVKSSNVKAKADELEKYGDRIEELSDDLNKNHKRLKMRVDALYKLSWF, from the coding sequence ATGAGAAAAATCGCACCTATACTCTTTATGTTATTGCTTCCCCTTGCCCTGGGAGCCATGCATATTCATGATTTTGATGATATGAATCTGATAGATTCCAATAAGGATCTTCGATTTTCCTTTCATTCAGAGTATGTGAAGATATACCCTGAAAACAGATCCTCGGAGAATGTGAAGATTTATAACGATGGAAAACTCTTTATCAATGGTCAGGAAGTAAAACTAAATCCTTATGAACAAAAACTCGCTGTGGAGTATTTCACTCTCTGCAATAGTATGAAAAAAGAAATTAAAATCCTGGTTGATAAGGCCGCAGATATTGCAGAAGAAGCCGGGAAAATCGGGGTTACAGCCGTTGCAGGTGTTCTGAGAATGTTGAGTCCCTTCTATGATGCTGAAGACTTTGAGGAAGATATCGAAGTGAAATCCTCAAATGTTAAGGCTAAAGCGGATGAGCTTGAAAAATATGGAGACAGGATTGAAGAACTTTCAGATGATCTGAATAAGAATCACAAAAGACTGAAAATGCGTGTGGACGCCTTATATAAGTTATCGTGGTTTTAG
- the hisA gene encoding 1-(5-phosphoribosyl)-5-[(5-phosphoribosylamino)methylideneamino]imidazole-4-carboxamide isomerase, with protein sequence MIIIPAIDIMDGQVVRLEKGEFSRRKNYDTDPVSLAQSYKTAGFSHLHVVDLDAAKTGKPVNQSLIIEITGKTGLRLDVGGGLRREEDIACFLDHGVSAVNIGSLAVTEPEKTSELIRKIGGDRIYISLDLLGDDVRINGWQEKARIKWQNLMQTLIEAGAKTFVMTDISRDGMLSGISEAFYTKILNSFPDIHLIAGGGVGGLEDIRMLDRLDVYGVITGKALLEGKLKTEELSEWLC encoded by the coding sequence ATGATTATCATTCCGGCGATAGACATTATGGATGGACAGGTTGTCCGTCTTGAAAAAGGAGAATTTTCCCGGAGGAAAAACTATGATACCGATCCTGTTTCACTGGCACAATCCTATAAAACCGCCGGATTTTCCCATCTGCATGTTGTCGATCTGGACGCGGCAAAGACGGGCAAGCCGGTCAATCAGTCATTGATAATTGAAATTACCGGTAAAACCGGACTCCGGTTAGATGTGGGCGGGGGGCTGAGAAGGGAGGAGGACATTGCCTGTTTCCTTGATCATGGGGTTTCAGCCGTAAATATCGGAAGCCTGGCAGTGACAGAACCGGAAAAGACATCCGAACTGATTCGAAAAATTGGCGGGGACAGGATTTATATCAGCCTGGATTTACTGGGAGATGATGTACGCATAAATGGTTGGCAGGAAAAAGCCCGGATCAAATGGCAGAATCTCATGCAAACCCTCATTGAAGCCGGAGCGAAAACATTTGTCATGACGGATATCAGTCGGGATGGCATGCTTTCCGGAATATCTGAAGCATTCTACACAAAAATTCTGAACAGTTTCCCGGATATTCACTTAATTGCCGGCGGTGGAGTTGGCGGCTTGGAAGATATCCGGATGCTGGACCGGTTGGATGTCTATGGTGTGATTACAGGGAAAGCCCTGTTAGAAGGAAAACTGAAAACCGAAGAACTGTCGGAGTGGTTATGCTGA
- the hisD gene encoding histidinol dehydrogenase, whose product MQKLYQPNMKFVERLFDRKNTPDAEMLKKTMSIFKSVKRNGDEAVKAYTRTFDGVDVSGLCMPILMEDFESRVDDSLKEAIAWAAENIRTFHEKQIPGKNENYTIDVRPGISCGLRYLPVETAGIYIPGGTAPLFSSVLMLVIPAQLAGCKKIVCCTPPDKEGSVNPVIGYTLAYLGIDRVYLAGGAQAVAAMTYGTESIPRADKIAGPGNAWVTLAKQVAFLNGTGIDLPAGPSEVAILADDSADLEFVAADCLSQAEHGFDSQVLVVTTSERIYNDLIPEITRRLNQLPRKDMAKQSLEKSFLIYVPNLEDAVSITNLYAPEHLIIQTRDAETISKKVENAGSVFVGRWTPESAGDYASGTNHTLPTSGNAAHTGGVTVKTFMKTMTTQMITREGLKELGPRVMTMAQAETLDGHSEAVRIRLKKLKGYTNG is encoded by the coding sequence GTGCAAAAATTGTATCAACCGAACATGAAATTTGTTGAACGCCTTTTCGACAGGAAAAACACACCCGATGCGGAGATGCTGAAAAAAACCATGTCAATCTTTAAATCCGTGAAACGAAACGGTGATGAGGCCGTGAAAGCATACACCCGAACTTTCGACGGGGTCGATGTATCCGGCCTGTGCATGCCCATTCTCATGGAAGATTTTGAATCCCGGGTGGATGATTCCCTGAAAGAAGCCATTGCCTGGGCTGCGGAAAATATCCGGACCTTTCATGAAAAACAGATTCCAGGTAAGAATGAAAACTATACTATAGATGTCCGTCCCGGCATATCCTGCGGATTGCGATATCTGCCCGTTGAAACGGCAGGAATCTATATTCCCGGCGGCACAGCGCCTTTGTTTTCCAGTGTCTTGATGCTGGTGATTCCCGCCCAATTGGCAGGGTGCAAAAAGATTGTCTGTTGTACACCGCCGGATAAAGAAGGCTCAGTGAATCCGGTGATTGGATATACTCTGGCTTACCTGGGGATTGACAGGGTTTACCTGGCCGGTGGCGCACAGGCTGTAGCCGCCATGACATACGGAACCGAGTCCATTCCCCGGGCAGATAAAATTGCCGGACCGGGAAATGCATGGGTGACCCTTGCCAAACAGGTGGCTTTTCTTAACGGGACAGGCATCGATCTGCCGGCAGGGCCCTCGGAGGTTGCCATTCTTGCTGATGATTCGGCTGATCTTGAATTTGTGGCGGCAGACTGTCTTTCCCAGGCGGAACATGGTTTTGACAGCCAGGTACTTGTAGTTACCACATCGGAACGGATTTATAATGACCTGATCCCGGAAATCACACGTCGGTTAAACCAACTGCCACGCAAAGACATGGCAAAACAATCTCTGGAAAAGAGTTTTCTGATCTATGTTCCAAACCTGGAAGATGCAGTATCCATCACCAATCTCTATGCCCCGGAACACCTGATTATCCAGACACGTGATGCCGAAACAATCTCAAAGAAGGTGGAAAATGCCGGTTCTGTCTTTGTTGGGCGGTGGACACCGGAATCTGCCGGAGACTATGCATCCGGGACAAACCATACCCTGCCCACATCGGGGAATGCAGCCCATACGGGCGGCGTAACGGTTAAAACCTTTATGAAAACCATGACGACACAGATGATCACACGGGAAGGGCTCAAAGAACTGGGACCCCGGGTCATGACGATGGCTCAGGCCGAAACACTGGATGGTCACTCTGAAGCAGTCCGGATCCGGCTGAAAAAACTTAAAGGATATACCAATGGATAA
- the hisH gene encoding imidazole glycerol phosphate synthase subunit HisH, with the protein MKTGIIRYSAGNIYSVAMALERLGASYLVSDNPELLKTCDRMIFPGVGEAASAIKDLESKGLTEFIRSYERPFLGICLGMQILCRDTEENNATGLEIFSPKVRKFQGDLKIPHMGWNTLHKLNSVLFSGIPEGCSVYFVHSYYAELSDQTSSRCGYGKDFSSSLENGNYYGVQFHPEKSGETGSKILQNFLEKT; encoded by the coding sequence GTGAAAACCGGTATCATACGTTATTCCGCCGGGAATATCTATTCCGTTGCCATGGCTCTGGAAAGGCTCGGGGCTTCCTACCTTGTTAGCGACAATCCGGAGCTTTTAAAGACCTGCGACCGCATGATTTTTCCCGGTGTGGGTGAAGCGGCATCGGCCATAAAAGACCTTGAATCAAAGGGACTTACAGAATTTATTAGAAGTTATGAACGCCCGTTTTTGGGAATATGCCTGGGGATGCAGATACTGTGCAGGGATACGGAAGAAAACAATGCGACGGGATTGGAGATTTTCAGTCCAAAGGTCCGAAAATTCCAGGGAGATCTGAAAATCCCCCACATGGGCTGGAATACCCTGCACAAACTGAATTCGGTTCTATTTAGTGGTATTCCTGAGGGATGCAGCGTCTATTTTGTCCACAGCTATTATGCTGAATTATCCGATCAGACCTCTTCCCGGTGTGGATACGGAAAAGATTTTTCATCCTCCCTGGAAAATGGGAATTACTACGGTGTACAGTTTCATCCGGAAAAAAGTGGTGAAACAGGTTCGAAAATCCTTCAAAACTTTCTGGAGAAGACATGA
- a CDS encoding TetR/AcrR family transcriptional regulator: MSGAQTKLMILNAARDVFMVKGYDGARMQEIADRAGINKAMLHYYFHTKYELFQEVFYHIMDLFFPVILKTLEETISIREKISIIVDSYMNFFKQYSFIPAFIMREMTHQPHWFTQYLKSHGVNPPEIIKNLEEDQLSEMDAKDIEHLIVNILSLCIFPIAASPVLKEMIFENSDIDWKRFIDERKQVIKEVIYNAYKL; the protein is encoded by the coding sequence ATGTCCGGTGCACAGACAAAATTAATGATTCTGAATGCAGCACGGGATGTCTTTATGGTTAAGGGCTATGATGGCGCCCGGATGCAGGAAATTGCTGACAGGGCCGGAATCAACAAAGCAATGCTCCATTATTACTTTCATACAAAGTATGAACTTTTTCAAGAAGTGTTTTATCATATTATGGATCTTTTTTTTCCGGTCATTCTGAAGACACTGGAGGAAACAATCTCAATAAGGGAAAAGATTAGCATTATTGTGGACAGCTACATGAATTTCTTTAAGCAATATTCATTTATCCCTGCTTTTATCATGAGAGAAATGACACATCAACCGCACTGGTTTACACAATATCTCAAATCACATGGTGTAAATCCGCCGGAAATCATTAAAAATCTTGAGGAAGATCAACTGTCAGAAATGGATGCAAAGGATATTGAGCACCTTATTGTAAATATTCTCTCGCTTTGCATATTTCCCATTGCTGCAAGTCCGGTATTGAAAGAGATGATTTTTGAAAATAGTGATATTGATTGGAAACGTTTTATCGATGAACGAAAACAGGTGATCAAGGAGGTCATATACAATGCGTATAAGCTTTAA
- a CDS encoding efflux RND transporter periplasmic adaptor subunit: MRISFNHVFKTIISLMIVVLVQSCSEEAREFDAQGNFETEEIHVSARESGILLWSTFKEGEKLFRGDTVGLIDTMMFHLIKAQLLAQRDLIDFKHRSVDAEKAVLHARLKPLLNDLKRLEALYESDVATQQELDHLQGNVETLKKQLEALDVKEESIRHEKDVLDKQIQQIDLHLRQCYIINPVSGTLITRYVQPGELIQPGRYLYTIAPLNPLTLRAYISGNQLSEISIGDTVTVLTDSTNGYQTHQGIVRWISSEAEFTPRQIQTREERVDLVYAIRIDVPNPDGVLKTGMPAEVIF; encoded by the coding sequence ATGCGTATAAGCTTTAACCATGTATTTAAAACAATAATAAGCCTGATGATTGTTGTTTTAGTCCAATCTTGTTCTGAGGAAGCACGTGAATTTGATGCTCAGGGTAATTTTGAAACGGAAGAAATTCATGTATCTGCCCGGGAAAGCGGCATACTTTTATGGAGCACCTTCAAGGAAGGTGAAAAGCTGTTTCGTGGGGATACAGTTGGATTAATTGATACTATGATGTTTCATCTGATAAAGGCGCAACTTCTTGCCCAACGTGATCTTATTGATTTTAAACATCGGTCCGTTGATGCAGAAAAAGCAGTACTTCATGCCCGGTTAAAACCTTTATTAAACGATTTAAAACGGTTAGAAGCATTATATGAATCTGATGTTGCAACGCAACAGGAGCTGGATCATTTACAGGGTAATGTTGAAACACTCAAAAAACAGCTTGAAGCATTGGATGTGAAAGAAGAAAGTATCAGGCATGAAAAAGATGTTCTCGATAAACAGATACAGCAGATAGATCTTCATCTCAGGCAATGCTACATCATAAATCCGGTAAGTGGCACTTTGATAACCCGATACGTTCAACCGGGTGAATTGATTCAGCCCGGCAGATATTTATATACAATAGCGCCATTGAATCCTTTGACGCTCCGTGCATATATCAGTGGTAATCAGCTTTCGGAAATAAGCATAGGTGATACGGTTACGGTATTAACCGACAGTACAAATGGATATCAAACCCATCAGGGTATTGTCAGGTGGATTTCATCTGAAGCGGAATTTACACCCAGGCAGATTCAAACACGGGAAGAACGTGTGGATCTGGTTTATGCTATCAGAATTGATGTACCCAATCCGGATGGAGTTTTAAAAACAGGAATGCCGGCAGAGGTTATTTTTTAG
- a CDS encoding bifunctional phosphoribosyl-AMP cyclohydrolase/phosphoribosyl-ATP diphosphatase HisIE yields the protein MMIDFNKSGGLVPAIIQDSRSGIVLMLGYMNREAYEKTVKEKKVTFFSRSRQKLWTKGETSGNFLTVKEILTDCDKDTLLIKAVPVGPVCHTGADTCFNEVNQFDSLVFLQSLETLIQERKRELPEKSYTTRLFREGISKISQKVGEEAVETIIEAMKEDKEHFKEESADLIYHLLVLATALNVTLSEIVSVLEKRHFSK from the coding sequence ATTATGATTGATTTCAACAAATCGGGCGGGCTCGTTCCTGCAATTATTCAGGACAGCCGGAGCGGAATCGTACTCATGCTGGGTTACATGAACCGTGAAGCCTATGAAAAAACAGTGAAGGAAAAAAAGGTCACCTTTTTCAGCCGCAGTCGGCAAAAACTCTGGACAAAGGGAGAGACGAGCGGGAATTTTCTTACTGTAAAAGAAATTCTCACCGATTGTGATAAAGATACACTTTTAATTAAAGCTGTGCCCGTCGGCCCCGTTTGCCATACAGGGGCTGACACCTGTTTTAATGAAGTCAACCAGTTTGATTCACTTGTATTTTTACAATCACTGGAGACACTCATTCAGGAAAGAAAGAGAGAGTTACCGGAAAAATCCTATACAACCCGCCTGTTTCGGGAAGGGATTTCTAAAATCTCACAAAAAGTGGGTGAAGAAGCCGTGGAAACGATTATTGAAGCTATGAAAGAAGATAAAGAGCACTTTAAAGAAGAAAGTGCAGACTTGATATATCATCTATTAGTCCTGGCAACTGCACTTAATGTAACCCTCAGTGAAATTGTGTCGGTTCTTGAAAAAAGACATTTCAGCAAATAA